One segment of Polyangiaceae bacterium DNA contains the following:
- a CDS encoding archaemetzincin family Zn-dependent metalloprotease encodes MKELSLVHFDLPESRELVPWLGSQLERAFSMRVSMTEAGCDPHECFVETRRQYDARRVLLNLAERATTDYILGVTGSDLFMPVFTFVLGEAMLGGSAAVISTFRLDDQRYGLAKNPELLAARVLKEAVHELGHCQGLVHCHDSKCVMYAAGGVEEVDLKRAELCLACRSKLPK; translated from the coding sequence GTGAAGGAGCTCTCTCTCGTTCACTTCGACCTGCCGGAAAGCCGCGAACTCGTGCCTTGGCTCGGCTCGCAGCTGGAGCGAGCGTTCTCCATGCGGGTGTCGATGACCGAGGCTGGGTGCGATCCCCACGAGTGTTTCGTCGAGACTCGGCGCCAGTACGATGCGCGGAGAGTGCTGCTCAATCTCGCGGAGCGCGCGACCACGGACTACATCCTGGGCGTCACTGGCTCCGACCTGTTCATGCCGGTCTTCACCTTCGTGCTGGGCGAAGCCATGCTGGGCGGTAGTGCCGCGGTGATATCCACCTTTCGTCTCGACGACCAGCGCTACGGGCTGGCGAAGAATCCGGAGCTGCTGGCGGCGCGCGTCTTGAAGGAAGCGGTGCACGAGCTCGGTCACTGCCAAGGGCTCGTTCACTGCCACGACTCGAAGTGTGTGATGTATGCAGCAGGCGGAGTGGAAGAGGTGGACCTGAAGCGCGCCGAGCTGTGCCTCGCGTGTCGCAGCAAGCTTCCCAAATAG